Proteins found in one Streptomyces sp. CB09001 genomic segment:
- a CDS encoding PLP-dependent aminotransferase family protein, producing the protein MQERSSVADLVVVLRRELDRYSPGGKLPSSRALVDRFRVSPVTVSRALAQLAAEGLVVTRPGAGAFRARPRPSAAPAGDTSWQEVALSADGAADLVPRSVDASGVLVSLAAPPSGVVEFNGGYLHPSLQPERAMAAALARAGRRPGAWGRPPMEGLPELREWFARGIGGAITAAEVLITAGGQSALATALRALAPPGAPVLVESPTYPGMLAIARAAGLRPVPVPVDADGVRPALLADAFRATGARVFVCQPLFQNPTGAVLAPERRGEVLRIARAAGAFVVEDDFVRRLVHEDAGPLPAPLAADDPDGVVVHVCSLTKATSPSFRVSALAAHGPVLERLRAIQIVDTFFVPRPLQEAALELVGSPAWPRHLRAVSAELKARRDAMTSALRLRLPEISLAHVPSGGYHLWPRLPEGTDETVLTSAALRAGVAITPGRPYFSAEPPAAHFRLSFAAVANVGEIAEGVRRLRTACQEVWGG; encoded by the coding sequence ATGCAAGAGCGTAGCAGCGTCGCTGACCTGGTGGTCGTGTTGCGGCGAGAATTGGACCGCTACTCACCCGGTGGAAAGCTCCCGTCCAGCCGTGCCCTCGTCGACCGGTTCCGGGTGAGCCCGGTGACGGTCTCCCGCGCCCTGGCCCAGCTGGCCGCCGAGGGGCTGGTCGTCACCCGGCCCGGCGCCGGCGCCTTCCGGGCCCGGCCACGCCCCTCGGCCGCACCCGCCGGGGACACCTCCTGGCAGGAGGTGGCGCTGAGCGCCGACGGCGCCGCCGACCTCGTACCGCGCTCGGTGGACGCCTCCGGGGTGCTGGTCTCGCTGGCCGCCCCGCCGTCCGGCGTCGTGGAGTTCAACGGGGGGTACCTGCACCCCTCGTTGCAGCCGGAGCGGGCGATGGCGGCGGCCCTGGCCCGGGCCGGACGGCGGCCCGGCGCCTGGGGCCGGCCGCCCATGGAGGGGCTGCCGGAGCTGCGGGAGTGGTTCGCGCGCGGCATCGGCGGCGCCATCACGGCGGCCGAGGTGCTGATCACCGCGGGCGGCCAGTCCGCGCTGGCCACCGCCCTGCGCGCGCTCGCCCCGCCCGGTGCTCCCGTGCTCGTCGAGTCCCCCACCTACCCCGGCATGCTGGCCATCGCACGGGCGGCCGGACTGCGTCCGGTGCCCGTCCCCGTCGACGCCGACGGCGTACGGCCCGCCCTGCTCGCCGACGCCTTCCGCGCGACCGGCGCCCGGGTCTTCGTCTGCCAGCCCCTGTTCCAGAACCCGACCGGCGCCGTGCTCGCCCCCGAGCGGCGCGGCGAGGTGCTGCGCATCGCGCGGGCGGCCGGTGCCTTCGTCGTGGAGGACGACTTCGTGCGCCGGCTCGTGCACGAGGACGCGGGCCCGCTGCCCGCGCCGCTGGCCGCCGACGACCCGGACGGCGTCGTGGTCCACGTCTGCTCGCTCACCAAGGCGACCTCGCCCAGCTTCCGGGTGAGCGCCCTGGCCGCGCACGGGCCGGTCCTCGAACGCCTGCGCGCCATTCAGATCGTCGACACCTTCTTCGTGCCCCGGCCGCTCCAGGAGGCGGCGCTGGAACTCGTCGGCTCACCCGCCTGGCCGCGCCACCTGCGTGCCGTCTCGGCCGAGTTGAAGGCCCGCCGGGACGCGATGACCTCCGCACTGCGGCTGAGACTCCCTGAGATCTCCCTGGCCCACGTCCCCTCCGGCGGCTACCACCTGTGGCCCCGGCTGCCCGAGGGCACGGACGAGACCGTCCTCACCTCGGCCGCCCTGCGCGCGGGCGTCGCGATCACCCCGGGCCGTCCGTACTTCAGCGCCGAACCCCCGGCCGCCCACTTCCGGCTGAGCTTCGCGGCGGTCGCGAACGTCGGGGAGATCGCGGAAGGAGTGCGGCGCCTGCGCACCGCCTGCCAGGAGGTGTGGGGCGGCTGA
- a CDS encoding DMT family transporter has product MRAQSSATAPSRIAVGATDADTGGASFGTVQAALGVVAFSLTFPATVWGLEGFGPWSLIAVRSILAAVVAGVCLLVLRVAPPERRHWSGLAVVGAGVVLGFPLLTTLALQTSTTAHAAVVVGLLPLTTALLSALRVGTRPSRTFWIAALAGAAAVIAFTVQQSGGALTSADAYLFGALLVCAAGYTEGGRLARVMPGWQVIGWALVLCLPLTVPMAAVALSFEPVHLTAHAVTGLLWVAIGSQFLGLVVWYRGMAAIGIPKASQLQLAQPLLTLVWSVLLLGEHLPVAAPLTAAAVLVCIAVTQRARG; this is encoded by the coding sequence ATGAGAGCACAGAGTAGCGCTACCGCACCGTCCCGGATAGCAGTCGGCGCCACCGACGCGGACACCGGCGGCGCGTCCTTCGGCACCGTCCAGGCCGCCCTCGGTGTCGTCGCCTTCTCCCTCACCTTCCCCGCCACCGTCTGGGGCCTGGAGGGCTTCGGACCCTGGTCCCTGATCGCCGTGCGCAGCATCCTGGCCGCCGTGGTCGCCGGGGTGTGCCTGCTGGTCCTGCGCGTGGCACCGCCCGAGCGGCGGCACTGGTCCGGCCTCGCGGTGGTCGGCGCCGGCGTGGTGCTGGGCTTCCCGCTGCTGACCACGCTCGCCCTGCAGACCTCGACCACCGCGCACGCCGCCGTCGTGGTGGGCCTGCTGCCGCTGACCACCGCGCTGCTGTCCGCCCTGCGCGTCGGCACCCGCCCCTCGCGCACCTTCTGGATCGCGGCCCTGGCGGGCGCGGCGGCCGTGATCGCCTTCACGGTGCAGCAGAGCGGCGGCGCGCTGACCTCGGCCGACGCCTATCTCTTCGGGGCCCTGCTGGTGTGCGCCGCCGGCTACACGGAGGGCGGCCGGCTGGCCCGGGTGATGCCGGGGTGGCAGGTCATCGGCTGGGCGCTGGTGCTGTGCCTGCCGCTGACGGTGCCGATGGCGGCGGTGGCCCTGTCCTTCGAGCCGGTGCACCTGACTGCGCACGCCGTGACCGGGCTGCTGTGGGTGGCGATCGGTTCGCAGTTCCTCGGCCTGGTCGTCTGGTACCGGGGCATGGCGGCGATCGGCATCCCGAAGGCCAGCCAGTTGCAGCTGGCCCAGCCGCTGCTCACACTGGTGTGGTCGGTACTTCTCCTGGGCGAGCACCTGCCGGTGGCCGCTCCGCTGACGGCCGCGGCCGTACTGGTGTGCATCGCGGTCACCCAGCGGGCCAGGGGTTAG
- a CDS encoding DUF1918 domain-containing protein, giving the protein MHATKGDQLVQHGRVVGEHDKVAEIVEVMGDKGTPPYRVRFEDGHEAVCSPGPDSQIRHRETRL; this is encoded by the coding sequence ATGCACGCAACCAAGGGCGACCAGCTGGTCCAGCACGGCCGGGTGGTCGGTGAGCACGACAAGGTCGCGGAGATCGTCGAAGTCATGGGCGACAAGGGCACTCCCCCGTACCGGGTCAGGTTCGAGGACGGGCACGAGGCCGTGTGCTCGCCCGGCCCCGACTCGCAGATCCGGCACCGGGAGACCCGGTTGTAG
- a CDS encoding family 10 glycosylhydrolase, whose amino-acid sequence MGGVSRRAFTVAALSAFTLVPEASAATPGPAKPASARSAAAGMRGMWLATVANRDWPTRAGLRAAEQRAELIEHLDNAVRHRLNTVFLQVRPTADALWSSAHEPWSQYLSGSQGRDPGWDPLGTAVKEAHARGLHLHAWFNPYRVATHDDPARLVSSHPARKNPGWVVPYGGQLYYNPGLPEVRAFVQDAIMDAVAKYAVDGVHFDDYFYPYPVAGQSFDDGRTFGTFGTGFATKADWRRDNIDRLVRETARRVEEVRPAARFGVSPFGVWRNAATDERGSDTRAGVQTYDDLYADTRKWVREGWIDYVVPQLYWNIGLDGADYAKLLPWWAEAARGSRTQLYIGEALYKSGDPAQPAAWQDPAELSRHLTLAARYPEVRGHVYFSAKDVADDRGGAMARVAADHYTQPAAVPR is encoded by the coding sequence ATGGGCGGTGTCTCGCGCCGTGCCTTCACGGTGGCGGCGTTGTCGGCGTTCACGCTCGTGCCCGAGGCGTCGGCAGCGACCCCGGGTCCGGCGAAGCCGGCGTCCGCACGCAGCGCCGCCGCCGGGATGCGGGGGATGTGGCTGGCCACCGTGGCCAACCGCGACTGGCCCACCCGCGCCGGGCTGCGCGCCGCCGAGCAGCGCGCGGAGCTGATCGAGCACCTCGACAACGCGGTCCGGCACCGCCTCAACACGGTGTTCCTCCAGGTGCGGCCGACGGCCGACGCGCTGTGGTCCTCGGCACACGAGCCGTGGTCGCAGTACCTGTCCGGCAGCCAGGGGCGCGACCCGGGCTGGGACCCGCTGGGCACGGCCGTCAAGGAGGCCCACGCCCGCGGCCTGCACCTGCACGCCTGGTTCAACCCGTACCGCGTCGCCACCCACGACGACCCGGCCCGCCTCGTCTCCTCGCACCCCGCGCGGAAGAACCCCGGGTGGGTGGTGCCGTACGGCGGGCAGCTCTACTACAACCCCGGGCTGCCCGAGGTCCGGGCCTTCGTCCAGGACGCGATCATGGACGCGGTGGCGAAGTACGCGGTGGACGGGGTCCACTTCGACGACTACTTCTACCCGTATCCGGTGGCGGGCCAGAGCTTCGACGACGGCCGGACCTTCGGCACGTTCGGCACCGGCTTCGCCACGAAGGCCGACTGGCGGCGGGACAACATCGACCGGCTGGTGCGCGAGACCGCGCGGCGCGTCGAGGAGGTCCGGCCGGCCGCCCGCTTCGGCGTCAGCCCCTTCGGCGTGTGGCGCAACGCCGCCACCGACGAGCGCGGCTCGGACACCCGGGCGGGCGTGCAGACGTACGACGACCTGTACGCGGACACCCGCAAGTGGGTGCGCGAGGGCTGGATCGACTACGTCGTGCCGCAGCTGTACTGGAACATCGGCCTGGACGGCGCCGACTACGCGAAGCTGCTGCCCTGGTGGGCCGAGGCCGCACGGGGCAGCCGCACCCAGCTCTACATCGGCGAGGCGCTGTACAAGTCCGGGGACCCGGCGCAGCCCGCCGCCTGGCAGGACCCGGCCGAACTCTCCCGCCACCTGACGCTGGCCGCGCGGTACCCGGAGGTCCGCGGGCACGTCTACTTCTCGGCCAAGGACGTCGCCGACGACCGCGGCGGCGCGATGGCGCGGGTGGCCGCCGACCACTACACGCAGCCGGCCGCCGTCCCGCGCTGA
- a CDS encoding 3-hydroxybutyryl-CoA dehydrogenase, with protein MPAASRGVSERDDVTGISGDITRVGVVGCGQMGAGIAEVCARSGLEVMVAETTGEALEIGRTRLYNSLAKAAERGKMTEEERDATQARLSFTTDLGEFADRDLVIEAVVENEQVKTEIFQVLDQVVTRPDAILASNTSSIPLVKLAVATSRPDHVIGIHFFNPAPVQQLVELIPALTTSEGTLSRAQLFTEKVLGKHGIRAQDRSGFVVNALLIPYLLSAIRMFESGIASREDIDNGMEMGCAHPMGPLKLTDLIGLDTVASVAYSMYEEYKEPLYAAPPLLQRMVDAGRLGRKSGSGFYAYG; from the coding sequence ATGCCTGCGGCCAGCCGTGGAGTCAGCGAAAGGGACGATGTGACCGGCATCTCGGGAGATATCACACGCGTCGGCGTGGTCGGCTGCGGTCAGATGGGGGCGGGCATCGCCGAGGTGTGCGCCCGCTCGGGTCTGGAGGTGATGGTCGCCGAGACCACCGGCGAGGCTCTGGAGATCGGCCGTACCCGGCTGTACAACTCGCTGGCCAAGGCGGCCGAGCGCGGCAAGATGACCGAGGAGGAGCGGGACGCGACGCAGGCGCGGCTCAGCTTCACCACGGACCTCGGCGAGTTCGCCGACCGTGATCTGGTGATCGAGGCCGTCGTCGAGAACGAGCAGGTCAAGACCGAGATCTTCCAGGTGCTCGATCAGGTCGTGACCCGGCCGGACGCGATCCTGGCCTCCAACACCTCCTCGATCCCGCTGGTGAAGCTGGCGGTCGCCACCTCGCGGCCGGACCACGTCATCGGCATCCACTTCTTCAACCCGGCCCCGGTGCAGCAGCTCGTCGAGCTGATCCCGGCGCTCACCACCTCCGAGGGCACGCTCAGCAGGGCCCAGCTGTTCACCGAGAAGGTGCTCGGCAAGCACGGGATCCGTGCCCAGGACCGCTCCGGCTTCGTGGTCAACGCGCTGCTGATCCCCTACCTGCTCTCCGCGATCCGGATGTTCGAGTCGGGCATCGCCAGCCGCGAGGACATCGACAACGGCATGGAGATGGGCTGCGCCCACCCGATGGGCCCGCTGAAGCTGACCGACCTGATCGGCCTGGACACGGTCGCCTCGGTGGCGTACTCGATGTACGAGGAGTACAAGGAACCGCTGTACGCCGCTCCCCCGCTGCTCCAGCGCATGGTCGACGCGGGCCGCCTCGGCCGCAAGAGCGGCTCGGGCTTCTACGCCTACGGCTGA